The following coding sequences are from one bacterium window:
- the rocF gene encoding arginase, translating into MSVIRLIGVPLDLGAGRRGTDMGPSALRLAGLTERLQELGHTVKDKGDIVTKNPEVIRVGDEKLKYLNEVTRAVTALADDVEKCLADNHIPLVLGGDHSIAIGTLAGVSGHFRKTNQKIGVIWIDAHGDMNTPDTSPSGNIHGMPLAVSLGHGHPKLTGVGGEFVKVNPENTVLVGIRTLDDGEIDNIRRMGVTVFTMRDIDEQGMSRIIRQAIDIAARDTAGIHVSFDADSMDPSIAPGVGTPVPGGLTYRETHLAMESLCDSKKVISAEIVETNPILDIKNTTAHVGVEMMASLFGKRIM; encoded by the coding sequence ATGTCCGTCATTCGTCTCATAGGTGTTCCATTGGATTTGGGTGCAGGGCGCCGCGGAACCGATATGGGCCCGTCCGCTTTGCGGTTGGCCGGTTTGACGGAGCGACTGCAGGAATTAGGCCACACCGTTAAAGACAAGGGGGATATCGTTACCAAAAACCCCGAAGTCATTAGGGTCGGCGACGAAAAACTCAAGTACCTCAATGAAGTAACGCGTGCCGTAACGGCGCTCGCCGATGACGTCGAAAAATGCCTCGCCGATAATCATATACCGCTTGTGCTCGGCGGCGATCATTCGATCGCTATCGGCACACTGGCGGGCGTATCCGGTCATTTTAGAAAAACCAATCAGAAAATCGGCGTGATTTGGATCGATGCGCACGGCGATATGAACACGCCCGATACCTCGCCCTCAGGGAATATTCACGGCATGCCGCTTGCCGTATCACTCGGACACGGTCATCCCAAGTTGACCGGTGTCGGCGGTGAATTTGTCAAAGTCAATCCTGAGAATACCGTACTTGTAGGCATTCGTACATTGGATGACGGAGAAATTGATAATATCCGACGTATGGGGGTCACCGTTTTTACAATGCGCGACATTGACGAACAAGGTATGTCCAGGATTATACGACAAGCCATTGATATAGCCGCGCGAGATACCGCGGGCATTCATGTGAGCTTTGATGCGGACAGTATGGATCCGAGTATTGCTCCCGGTGTCGGAACGCCGGTACCCGGCGGACTTACGTACCGTGAAACCCACCTCGCCATGGAATCGCTGTGCGATTCTAAAAAAGTAATTTCTGCGGAAATTGTTGAAACCAATCCGATACTTGATATTAAAAACACGACGGCACATGTCGGCGTCGAAATGATGGCTTCACTTTTCGGTAAACGAATTATGTAA
- a CDS encoding orotate phosphoribosyltransferase has product MKQEEVLGIFKQSGALLEGHFILTSGAHSPNYFQCARVLQHPNWAQLLCSEIALHYKDKKIHAVAAPAVGGIIVAHEVARTLNARCIFSERENGTMRFRRGFEIKRDENVLVVEDVVTTGGSLKEVIQLCRDADANVVGVGYLVDRSGGRAEFGVPKFSLVSVDVVKYEPETCPLCREGALPAIKPGSRSMNK; this is encoded by the coding sequence ATGAAACAGGAAGAAGTACTCGGTATTTTCAAACAAAGCGGCGCTTTACTTGAAGGTCATTTTATCCTGACTTCGGGCGCACACAGTCCTAATTATTTTCAATGCGCTCGCGTTTTACAGCATCCCAACTGGGCACAGCTGTTGTGCAGTGAAATAGCATTGCATTATAAAGATAAAAAAATTCATGCCGTGGCCGCACCGGCAGTAGGCGGGATCATCGTAGCGCATGAGGTAGCCCGCACTCTGAATGCACGTTGTATATTTTCCGAACGTGAAAACGGCACCATGCGTTTTCGGCGCGGTTTTGAAATCAAACGCGATGAAAACGTGTTGGTTGTCGAGGATGTCGTGACGACCGGCGGTTCCCTCAAAGAGGTGATTCAACTTTGCCGTGATGCGGATGCGAATGTCGTCGGCGTCGGTTATCTGGTGGATCGCAGCGGCGGGCGCGCCGAGTTTGGCGTACCTAAATTTTCCTTAGTCTCTGTGGATGTAGTCAAATATGAACCCGAAACATGTCCCCTATGCCGGGAAGGCGCATTGCCGGCGATCAAGCCCGGAAGCCGTTCGATGAACAAATAA
- a CDS encoding undecaprenyl-phosphate glucose phosphotransferase, producing MLYFLRVTADTVAVLVAALSSIYFFSIRDARLTTNFDLFLLTSLAFSWYFLARMTGLYDEFRSRNFSYELVGLIKNILIQILVAIVVMFIAKNHTLPRLFIVLYAAHLLIILSIERFLVRRVLNFLRRKGRNLRHLLIIGAGEVGTAFNELIRSNSHFGYAVTGFLDDQPQTSLNGKLLGKVEDLESVLQKHPVDDVIVALPTYASEKIDWIIKICDHHTRRVRIIPDYFRFVSDKFEVRMFGRFPLISVRKIKMDEAHWYIIKRCFDAFFALAFMVLVLSWLVPIIAIAIKLTSRGPVFFKQERWGRQNKKIICYKFRTMISQSRDVDDSGKYQQATKDDPRITWFGKFLRKTNLDELPQFWNVLMGQMSVVGPRPHPTPLNMESKEVIENYMLRHLVKPGITGWAQVNGYRGETRDPELMQKRVNHDIWYIENWSFWLDIQIIFLTVWQMIKYDTKGY from the coding sequence ATGTTATATTTTCTTCGGGTTACCGCAGACACGGTAGCAGTGCTCGTGGCGGCGTTGAGTTCGATTTATTTTTTTTCGATTCGCGATGCGCGCCTTACGACCAATTTTGATCTCTTCCTGCTTACTTCCTTAGCCTTTTCATGGTACTTCCTTGCACGCATGACCGGTTTATACGATGAGTTCCGCTCGCGTAATTTCAGTTACGAACTCGTTGGGCTCATAAAAAACATACTTATCCAAATACTTGTGGCTATCGTAGTGATGTTTATTGCTAAAAATCATACGTTACCGCGACTATTTATCGTTCTTTACGCTGCCCATTTACTTATTATCCTATCCATTGAGCGGTTTTTGGTTCGGAGGGTTTTAAATTTTCTGCGCCGTAAAGGACGTAATCTAAGGCACCTGCTGATTATAGGAGCCGGGGAAGTCGGTACAGCTTTTAATGAGCTTATTCGATCCAATTCTCATTTCGGCTATGCCGTTACGGGTTTTCTTGACGATCAGCCGCAGACATCGCTCAATGGAAAATTACTTGGCAAAGTCGAAGATCTGGAATCGGTATTGCAAAAACATCCCGTAGATGATGTTATTGTTGCTCTGCCGACATATGCGTCTGAAAAAATAGATTGGATCATCAAAATTTGTGACCATCATACCCGCCGTGTACGCATTATCCCGGATTATTTCCGATTTGTTTCTGATAAATTTGAAGTGCGCATGTTCGGAAGATTCCCGCTCATCTCCGTTCGGAAAATCAAAATGGATGAAGCGCATTGGTATATCATCAAACGTTGTTTTGATGCGTTTTTTGCGTTGGCCTTTATGGTACTTGTATTGTCATGGTTGGTGCCGATTATAGCGATTGCGATCAAGCTCACGTCGCGCGGCCCTGTGTTTTTTAAACAGGAACGTTGGGGGCGGCAAAACAAAAAAATTATCTGTTATAAATTCAGAACCATGATTTCTCAAAGCCGGGATGTGGATGACAGCGGGAAATACCAACAAGCGACTAAAGATGATCCGCGGATAACATGGTTTGGGAAGTTTTTACGCAAAACTAATTTGGATGAGCTGCCGCAATTTTGGAATGTACTCATGGGACAGATGTCCGTTGTCGGGCCACGCCCGCATCCTACCCCGCTCAACATGGAATCCAAAGAAGTGATCGAAAATTATATGCTCCGTCATCTTGTAAAACCCGGCATCACCGGTTGGGCGCAAGTCAATGGCTATCGCGGTGAAACCCGTGATCCGGAACTTATGCAAAAACGTGTGAATCATGATATTTGGTATATTGAAAATTGGTCGTTCTGGCTCGATATTCAAATCATATTTTTGACCGTATGGCAAATGATCAAATACGATACGAAAGGATATTGA
- a CDS encoding homocysteine S-methyltransferase family protein, with the protein MIAWVDRLRDAKPLLLDGATGSELERRGVPCVLPLWSAVALLQNEYTSVLRTIHAEYIQRGAQIITANTFRLNRQTLMTEQLHNDSRRLICKAVDTVREAIESVARDRTVFIAGSIGPVEDCYHPERAPADDVLRDDHHRRIDDLYAARPDLILIETMNNMNEAAIATEYAVQTGLPVAVSFIARNDTQLLSGESLEKAILRIKTYNPAALMLNCMRVEIMEHTLDVLKDTAGDIPIGAYANIFPEQSKPAMTPDDFASRMEGWVSEYKLKIIGGCCGTTPRHIEKLADRIGVN; encoded by the coding sequence ATGATCGCTTGGGTTGATCGACTTCGGGATGCGAAGCCACTGCTCTTGGATGGTGCAACGGGTTCTGAATTGGAACGTCGCGGCGTTCCATGTGTTTTACCGTTGTGGTCCGCCGTGGCACTCCTTCAAAATGAGTACACATCCGTTTTGCGGACTATTCACGCGGAGTACATACAGCGCGGTGCACAGATCATCACAGCAAACACGTTTCGCCTAAATCGCCAAACGCTCATGACCGAGCAACTCCATAATGATTCGAGAAGACTTATCTGCAAAGCGGTTGACACCGTTCGCGAAGCGATCGAAAGTGTGGCACGGGATCGTACGGTTTTTATCGCCGGATCGATCGGACCGGTGGAGGATTGTTATCATCCGGAACGTGCACCGGCGGACGATGTTTTACGCGATGACCACCATCGGCGTATTGATGATCTGTATGCAGCGCGGCCGGATCTGATTTTGATCGAGACGATGAATAATATGAATGAAGCCGCCATTGCAACGGAATATGCCGTTCAGACCGGCTTACCCGTTGCCGTCAGCTTTATTGCACGCAATGATACGCAACTGCTCAGCGGTGAATCTTTGGAAAAAGCCATACTGCGTATTAAAACATATAATCCCGCTGCACTCATGCTCAACTGTATGCGCGTAGAAATCATGGAACATACGCTGGATGTATTGAAAGATACGGCCGGTGATATCCCGATCGGCGCTTATGCCAATATATTTCCGGAACAATCAAAGCCTGCGATGACACCCGATGATTTTGCTTCGCGTATGGAAGGGTGGGTATCGGAGTACAAATTAAAAATAATCGGCGGTTGTTGTGGTACGACGCCGCGTCATATCGAAAAACTTGCCGATCGTATCGGTGTGAACTAG
- a CDS encoding DNA-3-methyladenine glycosylase, translating into MPKPLPRSFYARPTLEVAPELLGKILHHGTMSARIVEVEAYRAGDDPASHAYRGLTPRNKIMFGVPGHLYVYFIYGMYYCANVVCEKEGTAGACLIRAVEPLDGVERMQANRVMARGFALSNGPGKLCLALGIDKSHNGTDLTTDDLYLSDDRYHAKIKTSPRIGIRVGMEKKWRYFIDGNAWVSPSRNNK; encoded by the coding sequence ATGCCTAAACCGCTTCCGCGTTCGTTTTATGCGCGGCCTACCTTAGAAGTGGCTCCCGAATTATTAGGAAAAATTTTGCATCACGGGACGATGTCGGCGCGTATTGTCGAAGTAGAAGCTTATCGTGCCGGTGATGACCCGGCGTCGCATGCGTACCGCGGTTTGACGCCAAGAAATAAAATAATGTTTGGCGTGCCCGGCCATCTGTATGTGTATTTTATTTACGGGATGTATTACTGTGCCAATGTCGTATGCGAAAAAGAAGGTACAGCCGGTGCATGCCTGATCCGGGCGGTTGAACCGCTTGATGGCGTAGAACGCATGCAAGCTAACCGTGTTATGGCTCGCGGCTTTGCTTTGAGTAACGGACCAGGGAAACTATGTTTAGCGTTGGGCATTGATAAATCCCATAATGGAACCGATCTGACGACCGACGATCTGTATCTTTCTGATGACCGATACCATGCAAAAATAAAAACGTCGCCGCGTATCGGCATTCGCGTAGGGATGGAGAAGAAATGGCGTTATTTTATTGATGGCAATGCATGGGTTTCGCCGTCTAGAAACAATAAATAA
- a CDS encoding MBL fold metallo-hydrolase → MLTEANNAVRVCVLGSGSKGNSTFLQYGATKVLIDAGLSGEETMDRLTAVATPINELQHIFITHEHDDHIKGLKKILKSFSGMVHCNAGTFRHLRHRIPEQTRVHVFSDTFEADGLQVQPFSISHDATEPVGYSFQCGNRQVTVATDMGYASELVKARIQDSDILILESNHDEGMLMKGRYPWPLKQRIASRVGHLSNRQAGELMRDTMFPRLQWLVLAHLSEHNNMPDLAMASMTEHLQTTAMKEQIQVHVAHQHTISAVMELNHSNVTETAHHV, encoded by the coding sequence GTGTTAACAGAAGCGAACAATGCGGTGCGCGTATGCGTACTTGGCAGCGGAAGCAAAGGCAATAGTACGTTTTTGCAGTACGGTGCAACTAAAGTTCTGATCGATGCCGGGTTGAGCGGTGAAGAAACGATGGATCGTCTTACGGCGGTCGCTACGCCGATCAACGAACTGCAACACATTTTTATCACGCACGAACACGATGATCATATCAAAGGTCTGAAAAAAATATTGAAAAGTTTTAGCGGTATGGTGCATTGCAATGCGGGAACGTTTCGCCATCTGAGACATCGCATTCCGGAGCAGACGAGGGTGCATGTGTTTTCCGATACATTTGAAGCCGACGGACTTCAGGTGCAGCCGTTTTCCATTTCACACGATGCCACGGAACCGGTAGGTTATTCGTTCCAATGCGGCAACAGGCAAGTGACCGTCGCTACGGATATGGGGTATGCATCCGAACTGGTGAAAGCACGCATTCAGGATTCGGATATCTTGATTTTGGAATCCAATCACGACGAGGGAATGCTGATGAAAGGACGTTATCCCTGGCCGCTGAAGCAGCGTATCGCATCGCGTGTAGGCCATCTTTCCAATCGTCAGGCCGGCGAATTGATGCGCGATACGATGTTCCCAAGGCTGCAATGGCTTGTGCTGGCGCATCTGAGTGAACATAATAATATGCCGGATCTTGCGATGGCGTCCATGACAGAACATTTGCAAACTACTGCGATGAAAGAGCAAATCCAAGTACATGTCGCGCATCAGCATACGATCAGCGCCGTGATGGAGTTAAACCATTCGAATGTAACCGAAACAGCACATCATGTCTGA
- a CDS encoding valine--tRNA ligase: MSEAQQKTEIPKAYDPKASEDKWYAYWLKHDFFKAHADSAKPVFTIVIPPPNVTGALHIGHAYNNSVQDIYTRFKRMQGFETLWTPGTDHAGIATQTVVEKQLAKEGTSRKTLGREAFVNEVWKHKETYRARIVGQLQKMGCSCDWEREWFTMDEKLSEAVKEVFIHFYNKGWIYKGQYIVNWCPYSQSAISDEEVEYKEINGKMYYFRYPVKDSAEHIVIATTRPETMLGDTAVVVNPDDARYKHLIGKKVILPLVGREIPIIADDYVDKEFGTGAMKVTPSHDPNDFVLGKRHQLQFLNIMHADATMNQNVPEKYRGMERFAARKAVVADLESAGLVEKIQDHLNRVGYSQRGNVPIEPLVSEQWFLKMDELAKPALEAVLKGDIRFHPEKWIKTYEHWMTSIRDWCISRQLWWGHRIPAFYAPDGSVAVARNADEALAILKKKNAQLTVSDLRQDEDVLDTWFSSWLVPFSSMGWPHQTKDLEKFYPTSLLVTGPDIIFFWVARMIMAGLEFTGKVPFRQVYFNGIVRDELGRKMSKSLGNGIDPIAVIDKYSADALRFTLVDLSAEGQDINLAERQFELGRNFSNKVWNAFRFLANYQEQLPSAKPQLPLSNAITELADRWILSRYHRAVEGITTGLENYKLHEAMDSVYRFFWADYCDWYLELIKDRMYNATPEIKEKTLSTALYILDGVLRLMHPIVPFVTEEIWQRLMPRTDGESIMIQPWPQCEASYISVEAEKDLEQLRDTITTIRNIRSEMNIAPSKKTDLVLRCVTPQDAALYNANTSALAGLARVEKITAAVEADKPRIAASAVVNGTEVYLPLEGVIDLEVERTRLQKEIDRISGQIGGIEQKLGNEGFVAKAPPQVLEKERAKLDNFRATVEKLRSNLSALQNL; encoded by the coding sequence ATGAGCGAAGCACAACAAAAGACTGAAATCCCGAAAGCTTACGATCCCAAAGCCTCTGAAGACAAATGGTATGCGTATTGGCTGAAGCATGATTTTTTTAAAGCCCATGCCGATAGCGCTAAACCGGTTTTTACTATTGTCATCCCTCCGCCCAATGTAACGGGTGCATTGCATATCGGGCATGCTTATAACAATTCCGTGCAAGACATTTATACACGCTTCAAACGGATGCAGGGATTTGAAACGCTGTGGACCCCGGGCACGGACCATGCCGGCATAGCAACGCAGACCGTCGTCGAAAAACAATTAGCGAAAGAAGGGACTTCAAGAAAAACATTAGGCCGCGAAGCCTTTGTCAATGAAGTGTGGAAGCATAAAGAGACGTACCGCGCGCGGATCGTCGGACAATTGCAAAAAATGGGTTGTTCTTGCGATTGGGAGCGCGAATGGTTTACGATGGATGAAAAACTATCAGAGGCCGTCAAAGAAGTATTCATACATTTTTACAATAAAGGCTGGATCTATAAGGGTCAGTATATCGTCAATTGGTGTCCGTATTCGCAATCGGCTATTTCCGATGAAGAAGTGGAATACAAGGAGATCAACGGAAAGATGTATTATTTCCGTTATCCTGTAAAAGACAGCGCCGAACATATCGTCATTGCCACGACACGCCCCGAGACGATGCTGGGTGATACGGCCGTCGTCGTCAATCCGGACGATGCGCGTTACAAACACCTGATCGGAAAAAAAGTGATACTTCCGTTAGTGGGACGTGAAATACCGATCATCGCCGACGACTATGTGGATAAAGAATTCGGTACCGGCGCAATGAAAGTAACGCCTTCCCATGATCCGAATGACTTTGTACTCGGAAAACGTCATCAGCTGCAGTTTCTTAATATCATGCATGCCGATGCGACCATGAATCAAAACGTGCCTGAAAAATATCGCGGCATGGAGCGTTTTGCCGCACGCAAAGCTGTGGTTGCCGATTTAGAATCGGCAGGATTGGTCGAAAAAATTCAGGATCACTTAAATCGCGTCGGTTATTCGCAGCGCGGAAATGTGCCCATCGAACCGTTGGTTTCGGAACAATGGTTTCTGAAAATGGACGAATTGGCTAAACCTGCGCTGGAGGCCGTTCTTAAAGGTGATATACGGTTTCATCCGGAGAAGTGGATTAAAACGTATGAGCATTGGATGACCTCCATTCGCGACTGGTGTATTTCTCGTCAGCTTTGGTGGGGTCACCGGATACCGGCATTTTACGCGCCGGACGGAAGTGTCGCCGTAGCACGTAATGCCGATGAAGCCTTGGCGATACTAAAGAAAAAAAATGCGCAGCTAACGGTTTCCGATTTACGTCAGGACGAAGATGTACTGGATACATGGTTTTCTTCGTGGCTGGTTCCTTTTTCATCTATGGGTTGGCCGCATCAAACAAAAGATCTGGAAAAATTTTATCCGACGAGCCTTTTGGTGACCGGTCCGGATATTATCTTTTTCTGGGTTGCACGTATGATTATGGCCGGGTTGGAGTTTACCGGTAAAGTTCCGTTTCGTCAGGTTTATTTCAATGGTATCGTGCGTGACGAACTCGGCCGCAAGATGAGCAAATCGCTCGGTAACGGCATTGATCCCATAGCCGTGATTGATAAATATTCGGCCGATGCGTTGCGATTTACGCTCGTTGATCTCAGTGCCGAAGGTCAGGATATCAATCTCGCGGAACGCCAATTTGAACTCGGCCGCAATTTTTCCAATAAAGTATGGAATGCGTTTCGTTTTTTGGCGAACTATCAGGAGCAGCTACCTAGCGCTAAACCGCAACTGCCGCTTTCGAACGCGATCACTGAACTCGCCGATCGGTGGATACTGAGCCGATATCATCGTGCCGTTGAAGGTATTACTACCGGACTCGAAAATTACAAACTGCACGAAGCGATGGATTCGGTCTATCGTTTTTTCTGGGCGGATTATTGCGATTGGTATCTTGAGCTGATCAAAGATCGTATGTACAATGCCACTCCGGAGATCAAAGAAAAAACGTTATCCACGGCGTTGTATATTCTCGACGGTGTATTGCGGTTGATGCATCCGATCGTGCCTTTTGTGACCGAGGAAATATGGCAACGTCTGATGCCGCGCACCGACGGTGAAAGTATTATGATCCAACCGTGGCCGCAGTGCGAAGCGTCCTACATCAGCGTGGAAGCTGAAAAAGATCTGGAGCAATTGCGGGATACGATTACTACGATCCGTAATATTCGTTCAGAGATGAATATCGCACCATCCAAAAAAACAGATCTCGTTCTGCGTTGTGTTACACCTCAGGATGCGGCGCTGTACAATGCTAATACATCGGCACTTGCGGGACTTGCGCGGGTAGAAAAAATCACGGCGGCCGTCGAAGCGGATAAACCCCGCATCGCAGCGAGTGCAGTTGTGAATGGTACGGAAGTCTATTTACCGTTAGAGGGTGTGATTGATCTTGAAGTGGAGCGTACACGTTTACAAAAAGAGATTGACCGCATTTCAGGTCAGATCGGTGGTATCGAACAAAAATTAGGCAATGAAGGTTTTGTGGCCAAAGCGCCGCCACAGGTTCTCGAAAAAGAGCGCGCTAAATTGGATAATTTTCGCGCGACCGTAGAAAAACTTCGATCCAATCTTTCCGCTTTGCAAAATTTGTAA